A single genomic interval of Anopheles marshallii chromosome 2, idAnoMarsDA_429_01, whole genome shotgun sequence harbors:
- the LOC128708912 gene encoding uncharacterized protein LOC128708912, with protein sequence MWKITLIVTLTVAGGFGWAAATEEAKANGKDSYLAALSNSHKINALPYKGTPIRKSRGDYNIVPSNSYDYGVPTGSYGPPTSTGNELYQPAPHKEYGPPPKPVYGPPKPIYGPPPPPPPPPNGPVSHGMPYFSPENWLLSKLKFKFDLFTIGKILLKLVIFKKIVKFIALLCLLFFIPTLKPSGGGHSDESSEEDRRRSYDIQYDYEQRLGEMTKFALTALEAFTVDNALYCPEENLLSCRFKRMFDVIDESYPVTRIYSIYLPPTATHSAEPNNSSEENGQSVNRIDSNVGQEEEN encoded by the exons ATGTGGAAAATTACACTGATCGTGACGCTAACGGTGGCCGGTGGGTTTGGATGGGCCGCCGCAACCGAGGAGGCGAAGGCGAATGGGAAAGATTCATATTTGGCAGCACTCTCAAATTCGCACAAAATTAACGCACTTCCGTATAAAG GCACTCCGATAAGGAAATCACGCGGTGATTACAACATCGTCCCCTCTAACTCCTATGACTACGGTGTTCCTACGGGAAGCTACGGTCCGCCAACTTCCACCGGCAATGAGCTTTACCAGCCTGCACCACACAAAGAGTACGGTCCACCACCTAAACCCGTGTATGGCCCACCGAAACCAATCTATggaccacctccaccaccaccaccaccgccaaacGGTCCCGTCAGCCATGGCATGCCGTACTTCAGTCCGGAGAATTGGCTACTCAGCAAGCTTAAGTTCAAGTTCGACCTGTTCACCATTGGCAAGATACTGCTCAAGCTGGTCATCTTTAAGAAGATTGTAAAGTTTATCGCActgctgtgtttgttgttcttcattCCCACGCTGAAGCCATCCGGTGGTGGACACAGCGACGAGAGCAGTGAAGAAGATCGTCGTCGATCGTACGATATACAAT ACGATTACGAACAACGACTGGGGGAGATGACCAAGTTTGCACTGACCGCCCTGGAGGCTTTTACTGTAGATAACGCTCTATACTGTCCGGAAGAGAACCTGCTATCCTGTCGCTTCAAACGCATGTTTGACGTTATCGATGAATCTTACCCCGTCACGAG GATCTACTCTATTTACCTTCCCCCTACTGCAACGCACAGCGCAGAACCGAATAACTCTTCGGAGGAAAACGGTCAATCCGTGAATAGGATCGATAGCAATGTGGGGCAGGAGGAGGAAAATTAG